Proteins from a single region of bacterium:
- the mobB gene encoding molybdopterin-guanine dinucleotide biosynthesis protein B translates to MIPIVSIVGRKNSGKTTLIESLVPELRKRGYAISVIKHHSHIIKQGEVDCEGKDTYRYQLAGAQTTVLAGQNKLMLIRELKNPCSIDEISRMYLSELDLILTEGYKLEDKPKIEVFRQEIVKKTGLLCNPEKDNLVAVVSDCPFNLEIPCFELNDYSKIADFLKEEFIRR, encoded by the coding sequence TTAATTGAAAGCCTGGTGCCAGAATTAAGAAAAAGGGGTTACGCTATTAGCGTAATTAAGCATCACAGCCATATAATTAAACAAGGGGAAGTTGACTGTGAAGGGAAAGATACCTATCGCTATCAACTCGCTGGTGCCCAAACTACTGTTTTAGCCGGGCAGAATAAATTGATGCTCATCCGTGAGTTGAAAAATCCCTGTAGTATCGATGAGATTAGCAGAATGTATCTTTCTGAATTAGACCTTATTTTAACTGAAGGCTATAAACTTGAGGATAAACCGAAGATTGAGGTCTTTCGCCAGGAGATAGTAAAAAAAACTGGTTTGCTCTGTAATCCTGAAAAAGATAATCTCGTGGCGGTAGTAAGTGACTGTCCTTTTAACCTTGAAATACCCTGCTTTGAACTGAATGATTACTCAAAAATAGCTGATTTTCTGAAAGAAGAATTTATAAGAAGGTGA
- the moaA gene encoding GTP 3',8-cyclase MoaA — protein sequence MLTDSYHRQINYLRLSITDMCNLQCIYCQSWKEIGKKSHQEILRYEEIIRLAGLMAQLGIRRVRITGGEPLLKKDVMYLIEELVKLGLFEEISLTTNGTNLSRFAAQLKNAGIARINISLDSLNRERYHQITGSGNLDDVLLGIEESLRIGLSPLKINMVVMKGINDDEIDSFSRLTLDRPVYVRFIEFMPIGHQKILWEERYLPTTVLKERLSAHFNLMATDGLVGNGPAEYYQIKGAMGKVGFISPISNHFCSRCNRIRLTPDGHLRLCLGQEDEINLKVPMRAGASDEELKGLILQGIRQKPGGHQFKLKKITGRQMAVIGG from the coding sequence ATGCTTACAGACAGTTACCATCGTCAGATTAATTACTTGCGTCTTTCTATTACGGATATGTGTAATTTACAGTGTATCTACTGTCAATCATGGAAAGAGATAGGTAAGAAGAGTCATCAGGAGATTTTAAGATACGAGGAGATAATCCGACTGGCAGGTTTGATGGCTCAACTTGGCATTAGACGGGTGCGAATTACTGGCGGTGAGCCATTGCTTAAAAAAGATGTGATGTATCTTATTGAGGAACTGGTAAAGTTAGGACTGTTTGAGGAGATATCCCTGACAACCAATGGAACGAATCTATCTCGGTTTGCGGCTCAACTAAAAAACGCGGGGATAGCGAGAATCAATATTAGTTTAGATTCCCTGAACCGTGAGCGGTATCATCAGATTACAGGCAGTGGGAATTTAGATGATGTGCTTCTGGGGATTGAAGAATCCTTAAGGATAGGCTTGAGCCCGCTGAAGATAAATATGGTGGTGATGAAAGGGATTAATGATGATGAGATAGACTCGTTTAGCAGATTGACTCTGGATAGACCTGTTTATGTTAGATTCATTGAGTTTATGCCGATTGGTCATCAAAAGATTTTATGGGAAGAACGATATTTACCCACCACTGTTTTAAAAGAAAGGTTGAGTGCACACTTTAATCTGATGGCGACGGATGGTCTTGTTGGTAATGGACCTGCAGAATATTATCAGATAAAAGGGGCAATGGGGAAAGTTGGTTTTATCTCCCCGATTAGTAATCATTTCTGCTCAAGGTGCAATCGCATACGGCTCACCCCGGATGGTCATTTACGGCTTTGTCTGGGACAGGAAGACGAAATTAACCTGAAAGTCCCTATGCGAGCCGGAGCATCAGATGAGGAATTGAAAGGGCTTATCCTTCAAGGAATAAGACAGAAACCCGGCGGACATCAATTCAAGTTAAAGAAGATTACTGGCCGTCAGATGGCGGTTATTGGAGGATGA